A genomic segment from Myxococcales bacterium encodes:
- a CDS encoding SDR family NAD(P)-dependent oxidoreductase, translating into MKVLVTGGTNGMGKGVARALAARDDRSHHVIILGRSKERGESTVAELRRVTQNPSLSFVQCDLTKLSDVKKVIAELRAGHESLDGVFVNAGLGYAAKREETEDGMDPHFQVNYLSQFMLTLHLLEPLERSASGGRVVFNVTEGGRIFWDDLQMRKHWGFEDGIHQAMVAKRMFYRRLHELARKVAATRTSFYGFEIPKTVWTNQINIIPTPMRAMATVVKWFGGFISIEECGELMAPLFTEDQETSFGRSGKFMTSRKGRFVEKPEDGAVLDRAMQEKLWSLSLELCKDDETRRIADELCRAAQSG; encoded by the coding sequence ATGAAGGTGCTCGTGACTGGCGGAACGAACGGGATGGGGAAGGGGGTCGCGCGAGCGCTCGCCGCGCGCGACGACCGGAGCCACCACGTCATCATTCTGGGCCGCTCGAAAGAGCGAGGCGAGTCCACCGTCGCGGAGCTTCGGCGCGTCACCCAGAATCCGAGCCTCTCCTTCGTCCAGTGCGACCTCACCAAGCTCAGCGACGTCAAGAAGGTCATCGCGGAGCTTCGTGCCGGTCACGAGTCCCTGGACGGCGTCTTTGTCAACGCCGGACTCGGGTACGCGGCGAAGCGGGAAGAGACCGAAGACGGAATGGACCCGCATTTTCAGGTGAACTACCTCTCCCAGTTCATGCTGACGCTCCACCTGCTCGAGCCGCTCGAACGGTCCGCGAGCGGCGGCCGAGTCGTCTTCAACGTCACCGAGGGAGGCCGCATCTTCTGGGATGACCTGCAGATGCGGAAACACTGGGGCTTTGAAGACGGCATCCATCAAGCCATGGTCGCCAAGAGGATGTTCTACCGTCGGCTGCATGAGCTCGCTCGGAAGGTCGCGGCGACGCGGACCTCCTTCTACGGCTTCGAGATACCGAAGACCGTGTGGACCAACCAGATCAACATCATCCCGACCCCGATGCGCGCGATGGCCACGGTCGTGAAGTGGTTCGGTGGATTCATTTCCATCGAAGAGTGCGGCGAGCTCATGGCGCCGCTCTTCACGGAAGATCAGGAGACGAGTTTCGGGCGGTCCGGCAAGTTCATGACGTCTCGCAAGGGGCGTTTCGTGGAGAAGCCGGAAGACGGAGCCGTGTTGGACCGAGCGATGCAGGAGAAGCTTTGGAGCCTCAGTCTCGAGCTCTGCAAGGACGACGAGACGAGGCGAATCGCCGACGAGCTCTGTCGAGCCGCGCAGAGCGGGTAG
- a CDS encoding calcium/sodium antiporter — MNDALLLVIGGFCLYVGAEWLVRGASGLAAMLGVRPLVIGLTVVAYGTSAPELVVGIGAALSQKGAIALGNSVGSNIANIGLILGLTALIAPPTVERGLRRRDLPVLAASTLAVPVVLLDGRVSRWEAGSLLLCAFAYSAWTLITAKAQNRSALEAVRDASEGAGGPAPRKRLALVATTVVGLLALLGGGKVFVDGAVGVARVLGMSERVVGLTIVAVGTSVPELMTSVIAARRGHPDVAVGNVVGSNIFNTLLILGAAGLVGSVSQPLREVWLDLTALVALTTVGLIAMLKPRITRRVGALLVAGYVAFLLALVLTPLAG, encoded by the coding sequence GTGAACGACGCTCTGCTCCTTGTGATTGGCGGTTTCTGCCTCTACGTCGGGGCCGAGTGGCTCGTCCGGGGTGCCTCGGGTCTTGCCGCGATGTTGGGCGTACGTCCGCTCGTGATCGGGCTCACCGTCGTCGCCTACGGGACCTCGGCTCCGGAACTCGTCGTGGGCATCGGCGCCGCGTTGTCACAGAAGGGAGCCATCGCGCTCGGCAACTCGGTGGGCTCCAACATCGCGAACATTGGCCTGATCCTGGGGCTCACGGCGCTCATCGCACCGCCGACCGTGGAAAGGGGCCTGCGACGTCGCGACTTGCCAGTGCTGGCCGCGTCGACGCTGGCGGTACCCGTCGTGTTGCTCGACGGTCGCGTGAGCCGCTGGGAAGCCGGCTCGCTGCTCCTCTGCGCCTTCGCCTACTCGGCGTGGACCCTGATCACAGCCAAGGCGCAGAATCGCTCCGCACTCGAGGCCGTTCGCGACGCGAGTGAAGGAGCTGGGGGTCCTGCGCCACGCAAGCGGCTCGCCCTTGTGGCCACGACCGTCGTCGGTTTGCTCGCGCTCCTGGGCGGTGGCAAGGTCTTCGTCGATGGCGCCGTCGGTGTGGCCCGCGTTCTCGGGATGAGCGAGCGCGTCGTTGGCTTGACGATCGTCGCGGTGGGGACGTCGGTGCCGGAGCTCATGACATCTGTCATCGCCGCGCGCCGCGGCCACCCGGACGTCGCCGTGGGCAACGTCGTTGGCTCGAACATTTTCAATACCTTGCTCATCCTCGGCGCGGCGGGCCTTGTCGGCAGCGTCAGCCAGCCGCTCCGCGAGGTTTGGCTCGATCTCACGGCCCTCGTCGCGCTCACTACGGTCGGCCTGATTGCGATGCTAAAGCCGCGGATCACGAGGCGCGTCGGCGCGCTTCTCGTGGCCGGATACGTGGCCTTCTTGCTCGCGCTCGTGCTGACGCCACTGGCCGGGTGA